The following are encoded in a window of Cervus canadensis isolate Bull #8, Minnesota chromosome 11, ASM1932006v1, whole genome shotgun sequence genomic DNA:
- the LOC122449683 gene encoding protein NPAT isoform X3, producing MTTGEALTNNTGPQERRSHASLLSPGRRKSESQRKSGPHSTVRNLQDPNAFVVEKQMVIENAREKILSNKSLQEKLAENINKFLTSDNSIAQVPKQTDSNPAEPETSIDELLGLQSEIHMSEEAIQDILEQTESDPAFQALFDLFDYGKTKNSKNISQGICSQHMETNPSVVLAGETNLAVKGTFETEESDDPSGQPSFCTSYQSGDTSNVLKNGSNHDELRQEAQEHFSHIDSSIQKKAFKTVVSTEQKCNLDITFESVPSLSDFNERVNSDAECNQHCAELYTSQMSTEAEMALEVEKNSLSPSVQNESQLQPDQSPIPISSVVSLGGETHSENLILSGKTSQLLPQNIPLAGKASEKGQFCESSDDTRRLKADFPDSKSLDSREIRQNKIEINNVLPVASQQLADCQDNSSLQILPASIENSGLTVSEQKVEIHLEDSVSSIKQPSNDSSSVELTHAIHETQSSKSEKAALDSQEPSSSVKEDGDSIFLSLGENNCEEVTLMPSESNPIEDRHSLPSESVCSSVRESHPESQNTNNKSAKDKPTEIDASNIVSLKIIISDDPFVSSDTELNSAVSSISGENLPTIILSSPAKSPARNAELVKCLSSEETTDAVSSAEGTGDSASMEQSLLALKPEDSTVNNMQNEDSIALSTNVTPCVSKDGGYIQLMPATSTTFGNSSNILIATCVTDPTALGTTVSQSNVVVLPGNSAPMTAQPPLSQLQTPPRSNSVFAVNQAVSPNFSQGSAIIIASPVQPVLQGMVGMIPVSVVGQNGNSFSAPPRQVLHMPLAAPVCNRSIPQFPIPQKSLKSQGLKNKPCTGKQVNNLVDSSSHLVGCHAQRTEVSDKIMGTDLGKKLEETTVPFSVESTVPVSKPFESHRRVLCFDSTASPVANTQGTNQKLVSQSKERNDVSFSNLDSPIVSSTLKPPSNSSVKREREKPSVPKILSKSETAIGRHATIKETQSEKKVSPTETILESFHKATANKENELCSDVERQKNPETSKLSNGQQNGGVRNEKTVTSLQELTRKQGTSSNSKNVFSVGAPVKDLKQEQSRSASSLINPLTKHPTEMLQDLQWHSPVNRLTDSTDLPVPRTSVSGAGEKLKEEPTDGIKVPSSRRFGEDSTPKVMVPPVTPDLPACSPASETGSENSVNMAAHTLMILSRAAISRTTSSTPLKDNTQQFRASSRSTTKKRKIEELDEHERNSRTSNKNLANSSMPMKKKKIKKKKLPSSFPAGMDVDKFLLSLHYDE from the exons ATGACCA CTGGAGAGGCTTTGACTAATAATACTGGTCCTCAGGAAAGGAGAAGCCATGCCAGTTTACTGTCCCCTGGTAGACGCAAAAG tGAATCTCAAAGGAAGTCTGGGCCTCATTCAACAGTACGAAATTTGCAGGATCCAAATGCATTTGTAGTAGAAAAA CAAATGGTTATTGAAAATGCACGAGAAAAGATACTAAGCAAcaagtctcttcaagaaaagcttgcagaaaacattaataaattttTGACTAg TGACAATAGTATTGCTCAAGTACCTAAGCAAACAGATAGCAACCCTGCTGAACCAGAGACTTCAATTGATGAACTCCTGGGACTTCAG aGTGAGATCCACATGTCTGAAGAAGCTATACAGGATATATTGGAGCAGACAGAATCAGATCCAGCATTTCAGGCACTCTTTGATCTCTTTGACTATG GTAAAACaaagaatagtaaaaatatatcacaAGGCATTTGCAGTCAGCATATGGAAACCAATCCCAGTGTAGTCTTAGCAGGTGAAACTAATCTAGCAGTTAAAGGTACTTTTGAAACAGAAGAATCTG ATGATCCATCTGGTCAACCCTCATTTTGTACTTCCTATCAAAGTGGAGACACTTCAAATGTTTTGAAGAATGGCAGCAACCATGATGAGCTTAGACAGGAAGCCCAGGAACATTTTTCCCACATAGACTCTAGCATCCAGAAAAAGGCCTTTAAAACAGTTGTATCTACTGAACAGAAGTGTAACCTTGATATTACCTTTGAGTCTGTGCCCAGTTTGAGTGACTTTAACGAGAGAGTAAACTCTGATGCTGAATGTAATCAGCATTGTGCTGAATTATACACCAGTCAGATGTCCACTGAGGCTGAAATGGCTCTGGAAGTTGAAAAGAATTCTTTGTCTCCAAGTGTACAGAATGAATCTCAGTTACAGCCCGACCAGTCTCCTATACCAATAAGTTCAGTTGTTTCCCTTGGTGGTGAAACTCACAGTGAGAACTTAATTCTTTCTGGAAAAACTTCTCAACTTTTACCCCAAAATATTCCATTAGCTGGAAAGGCatctgaaaaaggtcagttttgtgAAAGTTCTGATGATACAAGAAGACTTAAAGCTGATTTCCCTGATTCCAAGTCACTAGATTCTAGAGAAATTCGtcagaataaaattgaaattaataatGTGTTACCAGTTGCATCACAGCAACTTGCAGATTGCCAAGATAATTCTTCACTTCAGATATTACCTGCATCTATTGAAAATTCAGGTTTAACTGTATCTGAACAAAAAGTAGAAATTCACCTTGAAGATTCAGTATCTTCAATTAAACAGCCTTCTAATGATTCATCATCTGTTGAGCTAACTCATGCAATACATGAAACTCAGTCCTCCAAGTCTGAGAAAGCTGCTTTGGATTCACAAGAGCCTTCATCTTCTGTAAAAGAAGATGGAGatagtatttttctctctttaggtGAAAATAACTGTGAAGAAGTTACATTGATGCCTTCAGAAAGTAATCCTATAGAAGATAGACATTCTCTTCCTTCAGAATCTGTGTGTTCTTCAGTGAGGGAGTCTCATCCCGAGTCCCAGAACACTAATAATAAATCTGCTAAGGACAAACCTACAGAGATAGATGCATCAAATATAGTCTCTCTCAAAATTATCATCAGTGATGATCCATTTGTTTCCTCAGATACTGAACTTAACAGTGCAGTTTCTAGTATCAGCGGAGAAAACTTGCCAACTATAATTTTGTCTTCTCCTGCTAAATCACCTGCCAGAAATGCAGAATTAGTTAAATGCCTGTCTTCAGAAGAAACCACAGATGCTGTCTCATCTGCTGAAGGAACCGGGGATTCAGCCTCAATGGAACAGAGCCTTTTAGCACTCAAACCTGAAGACTCTACAGTAAACAACATGCAGAATGAAGACAGCATTGCTCTTTCAACCAATGTTACGCCATGTGTTTCCAAGGATGGAGGATACATACAGTTAATGCCAGCTACGAGCACAACTTTTGGCAATTCAAGTAATATTTTGATAGCTACTTGTGTAACTGATCCAACAGCCTTAGGAACAACTGTCAGTCAGTCAAATGTTGTGGTGTTGCCTGGAAATTCTGCACCTATGACTGCTCAACCTCCACTATCTCAATTACAGACACCCCCAAGGTCAAATAGTGTATTTGCTGTCAATCAAGCTGTGTCACCCAACTTTTCACAAG GATCTGCCATTATAATTGCTTCTCCAGTCCAACCGGTACTTCAAGGAATGGTGGGAATGATTCCTGTATCTGTGGTTGGACAGAATGGAAATAGCTTTTCTGCTCCTCCTCGGCAG gTCCTTCATATGCCTCTGGCGGCACCTGTATGCAATAGAAGTATCCCTCAATTCCCTATCCCTCAAAAATCTTTGAAGAGTCAGGGACTAAAAAACAAACCTTGTACAG GGAAACAGGTAAATAATTTGGTGGATTCATCAAGTCACTTAGTTGGATGTCATGCACAGCG AACTGAAGTTTCTGACAAGATTATGGGCACAGATCTTGGGAAAAAATTGGAAGAAACCACAGTTCCCTTCTCAGTAGAAAGTACAGTTCCAGTTAGCAAGCCATTTGAAAGCCACAGACGTGTGCTGTGTTTTGATAGCACTGCTTCTCCTGTGGCAAATACACAGGGGACAAATCAAAAGTTGGTGTCCCAAAGCAAAGAAAGGAATGACGTTTCATTTTCTAACCTTGACTCACCCATTGTGTCCTCCACCTTAAAACCCCCTTCTAATAGTTCTGTCAAAAGAGAGCGGGAGAAACCTTCTGTGCCTAAAATTTTATCTAAATCAGAAACTGCCATTGGCCGACATGCCACCATAAAAGAAACTCAGTCAGAAAAGAAAGTTTCACCAACAGAAACTATACTTGAATCTTTCCATAAAGCAACAGCTAATAAGGAGAATGAACTGTGCAGCGATGTGGAAAGGCAGAAAAATCCAGAAACTTCAAAACTGTCTAATGGGCAGCAAAATGGGGGTGTAAGGAATGAGAAAACTGTAACTTCACTTCAAGAGCTGACCAGAAAACAAGGCACATCCTCAAACagtaaaaatgtcttttcagtaGGTGCACCTGTGAAGGATTTGAAACAAGAACAAAGCAGGTCTGCCAGTTCTTTGATTAACCCACTCACCAAACATCCCACAGAAATGTTACAAGATCTTCAGTGGCATAGCCCAGTAAATCGGCTCACAGATAGTACTGATTTACCTGTACCCCGAACATCTGTCTCAGGAGCAGGGGAAAAACTTAAAGAAGAACCTACAGATGGTATCAAGGTCCCTTCTAGTAGGCGTTTTGGTGAAGACAGCACACCCAAAGTAATGGTCCCTCCTGTCACGCCAGACTTGCCTGCCTGCAGCCCTGCCAGTGAAACGGGCAGTGAAAACAGTGTGAACATGGCTGCCCATACATTAATGATTCTCTCCAGAGCAGCCATCTCTAGGACTACTTCATCTACTCCTCTAAAAGACAATACCCAGCAATTTAGAGCATCTTCAAGGAGCACCACAAAAAAGCGGAAAATTGAGGAATTAGATGAGCATGAGCGAAACTCCCGCACTTCTAATAAAAATCTTGCAAATTCGTCAATgccaatgaaaaagaagaaaattaag aaAAAGAAGCTACCCAGTTCATTTCCAGCTGGAATGGATGTGGACAAATTTTTGTTATCATTGCATTATGATGAGTAA